ttcTTTTTTGTGGTTGAAAACCCCTTTTGTAAGATCACCAATGGTTAACGGattattccttttctttttcaaacTTTTCGTGACGATACTTGTGCACTAGGAATTGTTTCATCAAAAATTTATAAAGTCAGAAAATTCAAGATTATAGTAACATTTTAATTTGATCCACTCACCCAAAGGAGGAAAAAGGTCAACATATCCCTTTATAATTTCATTAGAAGAAAGTAACTTTATAAAGATTTTTCATGTGTTATTTTCAAACATCttatttgttaaaaaaaaaaaatctttataaaaatataaattttaagttAGAGATTGTACTCATATTTCAATCTCCCAGCACGAGCAAGAGCCAAGAGATAATCAATCGAACACCTATATGCTGCTTTGTCTAAAGTCTTTTCTTGTAGCCAGTATCCTTTCAATGAAATCTcctgccaaaaaaaaaacaataattcCAATAACGACAGTTCAATATACAATCAAAAAAATTATGTAGTGTTTAAATTACATAATTGACCATTTGAAACTGACCTTGAATATGAAATACGTGGTAGATATGGTAATAGGCTTCTTTGACATCCCTCCATACGTAACCATTGTGCCACCTTGCCTGAAAAATAAAAACATTCTTAGTTTTCTTTACAACATAAACGTGAAACAGTTAAATTAGAAGCTaactatataaaaataaaaaaggtgtCTCACTTTAAGAATTTGACGACTAAAGTAGCTGCATTTCCACCAATACAGTTCAAACCCAAAAGAGGTTCAGGTATATCGTCCTACAATATGTTACCGTTACAACAGATTAAAATACACTCGCTGATAGTGCAATatttatcatatatataatttaaatccGTACCAGGAGACTTTTGATAGATTTTACTTCGAGTTCACTCTCAGTAAACACTTTATCAGCACCAAGTttcattaatttttcttttacttcATCAGATCCTGGTTTATCTCTTATAATATTAACACTATGAATTCCACGAACTCGAGCTAGCTGAATAACACATTGTCCCACAATGCTTGTAGCTCCGTTTTGAACAATTGTGTCCCCTGTTTTATGGAaagaataattaatttttttatgataaccaaaTTAAAGTAATTTTAAAGGTTTTAATTTGGGAATTAAAAACAAACCTGGATTTAAAGCCACAAAGTCCTCAAGCATTCTCAAGGCACTCAAAGGATTAACAGAAACAGTGGCAGCATATTCAAGTGGAGTGCTTTTATCAATTTTGTACCACAAACTTTGGTCTTCTACAACATATGTTTGCCATGTCCCTGAAGAGTGACATGAGGATATCATTATTATCATTGAACTTTATTATCAAAGGCGAATCCAAAATAAAAACAATAAGAGAAATATCATACTTtctccggttcaaaataagtgaaTCTTTGTGGCATGTCTAAAAAAGTTAATTAATTACATTAATTAAATGATCATTTTGACAATACTATCCTTTTAGTTTCCCAAACTTTTCTTAGAAGTAAAATGAGTCAATGTTGGGATTTGAAAAACCAATTTGAGAGAAGGGTAACTTTTGAAAATTAACTATACCTCTTTGTGCTTTGAAAAATTCAGGTATTTTGGACAAAAAAAAAGTGTTAGAAATTCATTTATTTTGGACTGGAGAGAGTATTTCGGAGAATTTTAAATTCGGGTTCCATTAAAAAATACAAATTTTGGACGAAATCTGTCAAAATTGACTTGTCGTAAACGTTTCTGATGGATATTCCATCTCATGGCATTTTGAGAGAAACGCTCGTCGGAAATTCACATTTTTTTAAGAAGGTAATAACAAaagtaaaagtaaaataaaaaaattacccgGAAGATAAGCAGAATGAATAACCCAATCACCAGGGGTAAGAGCTTTAACTGCAGAGCCAACAGAGTGTACTTCACCAACCCCTTCCCATCCCCCAATTGCTGGTACTGGTGGTCGAATTGGATAAACTCCTGTTATTTAATGAATCATAATTAGAAAATTATGGGGATGAGGGGAGAAAATTTATTCCCATAACATTAATATTACTGAtaatttaaaggaaaaaaaaaagtactagTAGTACTTTTGATGCAAAAAGTTGACAAAAGACTAGTTAAATCAAAGGTACAAAGTAAAATTATTACTCCCTTCGTCCTAATTGACGTtgccacactttttttttagttagaaataacttaatttcaaactatttttaaattttaaaaacagcTCAGAGCGATTCTTTGAGAGAAATTTCACttccactcacaaaacttcaaaatTAAATTTTCAAGTAAAATGCATGTTCAAACATAACTTCCAAGTTTCAAAAATCACATTTTTAAATCTCAAATTTTCAAGTTTCAAGTTTCACCAAACGGCCAATAAAGTGAATGAAAAAAAAggttttcatttttattaatttcaCTTAACAACACTAtacttgcttcttttttttttctctttctttataTCCTCCAAAATCTTTTCTATGAATTGACTAAAACTGATATCTTACTGCATAAATGGTGCGTTGTTGTTCATGCACCTCTTAGGAGAAAGCAAAAACATAGCAAAAACATATATACTCAAAAAGGCATGTATTATTAGAaagccaaaaaagaaaagaaaaaagagagaggTTATAATCGAACCCTCTATTCTGTTGATATCAGCAGGATTGATCGGAGCTGCAAGCATTCTAATACACACATCATTCTCATTGATCTCCACCGGTGGTATCTCTGTAAGTCTgccagaaaataataataatagcacaTTCATAATGATCACTAAATAGAAAAATGCACCAGATGTAACACTACTAGAAAATAGTGATTTTCTGACAGCAGTTAAAGTCGGAATGTAGTCGGGCAGTAATACTTTGAAAACAAGAGGACATTGCATGGTGCAACCACCGCTAAAAAATCACTCAAAAACGTTTAGCGGCTATTTTCACAGAAAATATAATACGTA
The sequence above is a segment of the Lycium barbarum isolate Lr01 chromosome 6, ASM1917538v2, whole genome shotgun sequence genome. Coding sequences within it:
- the LOC132599529 gene encoding enoyl-[acyl-carrier-protein] reductase, mitochondrial-like, which codes for MLSQHSRYVPFCHDKQINFPAAMSPPSTAVVYDQQGPPDTVTRLTEIPPVEINENDVCIRMLAAPINPADINRIEGVYPIRPPVPAIGGWEGVGEVHSVGSAVKALTPGDWVIHSAYLPGTWQTYVVEDQSLWYKIDKSTPLEYAATVSVNPLSALRMLEDFVALNPGDTIVQNGATSIVGQCVIQLARVRGIHSVNIIRDKPGSDEVKEKLMKLGADKVFTESELEVKSIKSLLDDIPEPLLGLNCIGGNAATLVVKFLKQGGTMVTYGGMSKKPITISTTYFIFKEISLKGYWLQEKTLDKAAYRCSIDYLLALARAGRLKYEIEMVTFNDFHTALEKAMGKQGSGRKQVLKF